In Macaca nemestrina isolate mMacNem1 chromosome 9, mMacNem.hap1, whole genome shotgun sequence, a single genomic region encodes these proteins:
- the LOC139356159 gene encoding ribonuclease P protein subunit p25-like protein, with protein MYISHMLTDDLYLPKMYKTRLCSVHLGHMSLGPPETGSRACILNLGKNKRSSWLRIVCEADLWAARVTFKTASRMEHYRKAGSVELPAPSPMPQLPPDTLEMRVRDGSKIRNLLGLALGGLEGGSARHVVFSGSGRAAGKAVSCAEIVKWRVPGLHQLTKLRFLQTEDSWVPASPDTGLDPLTVRRHVPAVWVLLSLDPNECGYQPPRAPPGLGSMPSSSCGPRSRRRA; from the coding sequence atgtacatctcaCATATGTTGACTGATGACTtgtatctccctaaaatgtataaaaccagaCTGTGCTCTgtccaccttgggcacatgtcattgGGACCTCCTGAGACTGGGTCACGGGCATGCATCCTCAACCTCGGCAAAAATAAACGTTCTAGTTGGCTCCGGATCGTGTGTGAGGCGGATTTGTGGGCAGCGAGAGTCACATTCAAGACAGCAAGCAGGATGGAGCACTACCGGAAAGCTGGTTCTGTAGAGCTCCCAGCGCCTTCCCCAATGCCCCAGCTACCTCCTGATACCCTTGAGATGCGGGTCCGAGATGGCAGCAAAATTCGCAACCTTCTGGGACTGGCTCTGGGTGGGTTGGAGGGCGGCAGTGCACGGCATGTGGTGTTCTCAGGTTCTGGCAGGGCTGCAGGAAAGGCTGTCAGCTGCGCTGAGATTGTCAAGTGGAGGGTCCCAGGCCTGCACCAGCTCACGAAGCTACGTTTCCTGCAGACTGAGGACAGCTGGGTCCCAGCCTCACCTGACACAGGGCTAGACCCCCTCACAGTGCGCCGCCATGTGCCTGCAGTGTGGGTACTGCTCAGCCTGGACCCCAATGAGTGTGGCTACCAACCCCCAAGGGCACCCCCTGGCCTGGGTTCCATgcccagctccagctgtggcccTCGTTCCCGAAGAAGGGCTTGA